A DNA window from Salvelinus fontinalis isolate EN_2023a chromosome 28, ASM2944872v1, whole genome shotgun sequence contains the following coding sequences:
- the LOC129826765 gene encoding probable glutathione peroxidase 8, producing MEALEVLGGYPTKPLNPRARMVRVLLSMTVCMGCLLMLHSFLKISKSRKPQDFYSFEVKDAKGRSVSLERYRGKASLVVNVASHSEHTEENYRFLQELHRELGTSHFNVLAFPCGQFGDTEMGASRDIEAYAKNTYGVTFTIFSKVKIMGSEAEPAFKFITDSVKKVPKWNFWKFLVNPEGQVVRFWKAEEPAESVRKEAVTMVRQIILKKRTEL from the exons ATGGAGGCGCTGGAGGTTTTGGGGGGCTACCCGACAAAGCCCTTAAACCCGAGAGCCCGAATGGTCAGGGTTCTACTGAGTATGACGGTGTGCATGGGATGTTTATTAATGCTACATAGTTTTCTCAAAATCTCCAAGTCCAGAAAGCCGCAAGATTTCTATTCTTTTGAGGTGAAGGACGCCAAAGGGAGAAGCGTTTCTTTGGAGAGATACCGAGGCAAA GCGTCTCTGGTTGTCAACGTGGCGAGCCACAGCGAACACACTGAGGAGAACTATCGCTTCCTGCAGGAGCTGCACCGGGAATTGGGTACGTCCCATTTCAACGTCCTGGCTTTCCCCTGCGGCCAGTTCGGGGACACGGAGATGGGGGCCAGCCGGGACATCGAGGCCTACGCCAAGAACACCTATGGCGTCACTTTCACCATCTTCAGTAAGGTCAAAATCATGGGGTCGGAGGCGGAGCCAGCCTTCAAATTCATAACAG ATTCTGTGAAGAAGGTTCCGAAGTGGAACTTCTGGAAGTTCCTGGTGAACCCCGAAGGCCAGGTGGTGAGGTTCTGGAAGGCAGAGGAGCCCGCCGAGAGTGTGCGTAAGGAGGCCGTAACCATGGTGCGCCAGATTATTCTAAAGAAAAGGACAGAGCTCTGA